Proteins co-encoded in one Cytophaga hutchinsonii ATCC 33406 genomic window:
- a CDS encoding neutral/alkaline non-lysosomal ceramidase N-terminal domain-containing protein produces the protein MKKILKWVLGIVSTLLVLVLVLFTTVDRTPYKQMPYYTSMMKALDTFHVDVQHKKGDTLRAAWYKVALTPHTFPHPLAGYGLRKKAVSVNDTTFVRTFIFDNAKTRVAYVSLDLLIFPPALKDRVRAELETTYNLQVFLTATHTHSAPGGWEPKIAGRVLAGEYSDEYVALLFNAINECISKAIPRLQKVEQAYIRVSAPEAVQNRLKGADAPKDSFIRGIKFRNKSGEEACLFTFAAHANCLNSDVDYVSADYPGIVSAELEKRKWASFVSYAAGAVGSHAPTFETILDGKLRADTVSSILVEKLQETKAAYAYTNQLYYHRLPLFLRDAHLRVEKDIRIRPWVFNTILGKDIPDIQIIEIGETVLLGMPCDYSGELMPPLEKICADNQSNFMLSGFNGGYIGYITDDACYDWDRGETMDMNWFGPYNAAYLTEVNTVILKKVLTGE, from the coding sequence TTGAAAAAAATACTTAAGTGGGTTTTGGGAATCGTCAGTACGCTTTTAGTGTTGGTGTTGGTCCTTTTCACTACTGTTGACCGCACGCCGTATAAGCAAATGCCTTACTATACATCTATGATGAAGGCATTGGATACATTTCATGTGGATGTGCAGCATAAAAAAGGTGATACCTTAAGAGCTGCGTGGTATAAAGTTGCCTTAACACCACATACTTTTCCGCATCCGCTTGCCGGCTATGGTTTACGCAAAAAAGCGGTGTCGGTAAATGATACAACTTTTGTGCGGACATTTATTTTCGATAATGCGAAAACCAGGGTAGCGTATGTGTCTTTAGATCTGCTGATCTTTCCGCCTGCATTAAAAGACCGGGTGAGAGCCGAGCTTGAAACAACATATAACCTGCAGGTTTTTTTAACAGCTACACATACACACAGTGCTCCCGGGGGCTGGGAGCCTAAAATTGCCGGTCGTGTACTGGCAGGAGAATATTCGGATGAATATGTTGCATTGCTTTTTAATGCAATTAATGAATGCATTTCAAAAGCCATTCCTCGTTTGCAAAAAGTTGAACAGGCATACATTCGTGTAAGTGCGCCGGAAGCCGTTCAAAACAGGCTTAAAGGTGCAGATGCTCCTAAAGATTCATTTATCCGCGGCATTAAATTCAGGAATAAATCAGGAGAAGAGGCTTGTCTTTTTACGTTTGCCGCGCATGCCAATTGTTTAAATTCGGATGTAGATTATGTCTCTGCAGATTATCCCGGCATTGTATCCGCAGAACTGGAAAAAAGAAAGTGGGCCTCTTTTGTAAGTTATGCCGCTGGTGCTGTAGGCAGTCATGCGCCAACGTTTGAAACAATCTTAGACGGCAAACTGCGTGCGGATACGGTATCATCTATTTTAGTTGAAAAGCTTCAGGAAACAAAGGCAGCGTATGCGTATACGAATCAGCTATACTACCACCGCTTGCCACTTTTTTTAAGAGACGCACATCTGCGTGTTGAAAAAGATATCCGCATCCGCCCATGGGTATTTAATACAATACTCGGGAAAGACATTCCGGATATTCAGATAATAGAAATCGGTGAAACGGTATTGTTAGGTATGCCTTGCGATTACTCCGGAGAACTTATGCCGCCGCTTGAGAAAATATGTGCAGATAACCAGAGTAATTTTATGCTGAGCGGATTTAACGGCGGCTACATCGGGTATATTACAGATGACGCGTGTTACGACTGGGATCGCGGGGAAACAATGGATATGAACTGGTTTGGTCCGTATAACGCAGCCTACCTGACAGAAGTGAATACAGTTATTTTGAAGAAAGTACTCACGGGTGAGTGA
- a CDS encoding sensor histidine kinase has protein sequence MEATFKDPKIEGYNKRKRLLDYLIKGASIVVFVATIPEIYYWITDTLIVVSVILALFGFCYFLNKKGHTNLAANIIVLTVSILVFFQCMLTGLSSMVFCFYMPLLIGIPFIIDNKNIGLILMHMLIPIMLCAYLLFINQASAHAAKELATGFTNINGQINFLCALSQCGFFAWFIIRDHSSSQKLILLSKANIEYKNAKLLKTNNEMDHLVYSISHDLRAPIASALGLIEISKLETDPEKLKYYEILKEACLRRLDNFIYDILNYLKNNRLEIEVCNVSIKEEILNSIEMNSIYNDQVHVTIECEYEGDFYTDKNRLRMILNNIISNAFRYAKPSTVEKTIHIKVRNNFPTLEIAVKDNGVGINKEYIDKIFEMFFKTDEKTKGSGLGLYITKEALTKIHGSITVWSEKGVGSIFTITIPNLENVPLVREDNNINSIME, from the coding sequence TTGGAAGCAACTTTCAAAGATCCAAAAATAGAAGGATACAATAAACGCAAACGACTGCTGGACTACCTGATCAAAGGTGCTTCAATCGTTGTATTTGTTGCAACCATTCCTGAAATATATTATTGGATCACCGATACCTTAATTGTTGTTTCTGTAATTCTTGCACTCTTTGGTTTTTGTTATTTTTTGAATAAAAAAGGACATACAAATCTTGCTGCAAACATCATTGTACTTACTGTATCCATACTCGTGTTTTTTCAATGTATGCTTACGGGATTATCCTCCATGGTATTCTGTTTTTACATGCCGTTGTTAATTGGTATTCCATTCATCATTGATAATAAAAACATTGGTTTGATTTTAATGCACATGCTTATACCTATCATGCTGTGCGCCTATCTGCTGTTTATTAATCAGGCAAGTGCCCATGCAGCCAAAGAGCTGGCAACGGGTTTTACAAATATAAACGGACAGATTAATTTCCTTTGTGCGCTTTCACAATGTGGATTTTTTGCCTGGTTCATCATCCGCGATCACTCATCTTCTCAGAAATTAATTCTGCTTTCCAAAGCAAATATTGAATACAAGAATGCCAAGCTTTTAAAAACAAACAATGAAATGGATCATTTGGTCTATAGCATCAGTCATGATTTGAGGGCGCCGATTGCATCTGCACTTGGTTTGATTGAAATAAGTAAACTGGAAACCGATCCTGAAAAATTAAAATACTACGAAATATTAAAAGAAGCCTGCTTACGAAGACTCGATAATTTTATTTATGATATTTTAAATTACCTGAAAAATAATCGCCTGGAAATTGAAGTCTGCAATGTTTCTATAAAAGAAGAAATATTGAATTCCATTGAAATGAATTCCATATACAATGACCAGGTACATGTAACGATTGAATGTGAATATGAGGGTGATTTTTATACAGATAAAAACCGCCTGCGCATGATTTTAAATAATATTATTTCGAATGCCTTCAGGTATGCCAAGCCTTCAACAGTAGAAAAAACCATTCATATTAAAGTCCGCAACAACTTCCCTACCCTTGAAATTGCTGTTAAAGACAATGGAGTAGGGATCAATAAAGAATATATTGATAAAATCTTTGAAATGTTTTTTAAGACAGATGAAAAAACCAAAGGGAGCGGACTGGGTTTATATATTACCAAAGAAGCACTAACTAAAATTCACGGGTCTATCACCGTATGGTCTGAAAAAGGCGTCGGTTCTATCTTTACCATTACCATACCAAATCTTGAAAATGTGCCTTTAGTCAGAGAAGACAATAATATCAATTCCATTATGGAATAA
- a CDS encoding glycosyltransferase family 2 protein has product MKAIQASVIIPSFNGKDKVIGLLKSIEKQTVTNVEVLVVIDGSTDGSADALRSTDWKLQLRLIEQENKGRAGARNTGAGEAQSELLIFFDDDLMLDPACIEKHISANDLSVKRIVMGQVIEPSNAADTEIKKYKDYLNESWATVLDPYKQKNFPENLTVLSAQNVSITKSIFNTLEGFDSTLKDIEDYDLALRARSKNIPVFYLDTAIAIHVDFFSFYKYALRSKEYFKNRRLAARFNPELYASDKILTHKNSLLQKGVYRILRFPFWLHILDSANIFRFLLPRQVRYKLYGIIITAFAHNQ; this is encoded by the coding sequence ATGAAAGCAATCCAGGCATCTGTAATTATTCCTTCGTTTAATGGAAAAGATAAAGTGATCGGATTACTTAAATCAATAGAAAAGCAAACCGTTACTAACGTTGAAGTGCTTGTTGTTATTGACGGTTCAACAGATGGCTCCGCTGATGCCTTAAGATCGACAGACTGGAAATTACAGTTGCGGCTCATTGAACAGGAAAATAAAGGAAGAGCCGGAGCACGCAATACCGGTGCCGGGGAGGCACAATCAGAGTTGCTGATTTTTTTTGATGATGACCTGATGCTTGATCCGGCGTGCATTGAAAAGCATATTTCGGCAAACGATTTATCTGTAAAACGCATCGTAATGGGCCAGGTGATCGAGCCCAGCAATGCGGCGGATACTGAAATAAAAAAATACAAAGACTATCTCAATGAAAGCTGGGCAACGGTGTTAGATCCGTATAAGCAGAAAAATTTTCCTGAAAATCTTACCGTTCTTTCTGCTCAGAATGTTTCCATTACCAAAAGCATTTTTAATACACTTGAAGGATTTGATTCAACGTTAAAAGATATTGAGGATTATGATCTGGCACTGCGTGCAAGATCAAAAAACATTCCGGTATTTTATCTGGATACAGCAATCGCTATCCACGTTGATTTTTTTTCCTTTTATAAATATGCCCTGCGTTCAAAAGAGTATTTTAAAAACCGCCGGCTGGCTGCCCGTTTCAATCCGGAATTATATGCAAGCGATAAAATTCTGACGCATAAAAATTCATTGCTGCAGAAGGGCGTATACCGGATTCTACGTTTTCCGTTTTGGCTGCATATTTTAGATTCCGCCAATATATTCCGCTTTCTGTTACCCAGACAGGTCCGCTACAAACTTTATGGCATTATCATCACCGCATTTGCACATAATCAATAA
- the mfd gene encoding transcription-repair coupling factor has product MKVTELLNIYEKDSHIQLLKQKLQERENNALFLKGLSGSMDALIAAALSKSDKKSHVFILADKDEAYFFQNDLQQLLGLPVFVFPASYKKPYHYEQVENANILQRAETLNYIINNQDKPSYLVTYPLALSEKVINKRSLVENTFIARIGEKLNREFMEEFLQSYGFERTDFVYEAGQYAIRGGIIDIFSYANELPFRIELFGTEIESIRTFNPESQLSVDNIPVLSITPNVQTRLLKEERESLFTFLPADTTLWIKDYALTTEIIEECFSKVESQFDTILSSTGNSALLTSPDALFEDKYSFEKSIEAYSIIEFGPHSYIPNATRIEFEAKPQPSFNKEFNLLLEDFRLRINQGYKIIIASESHQQIQRLHSILEELDPYIRFEEMIIPLREGFIDLQRNILCYTDHQIFDRFHRYKTKERFSKSKSITLKELRTLQPGDFVAHADFGIARFAGLERIENNGHTQEAIRLVFRDDDLMVISIHALHKISRYSGKDGQPPVMSKLGSGDWENKKSKVKRQVKDIAKELIQLYAKRKAAPGFAYTPDSFLQVELESSFMYEDTPDQSKATADVKKDMESPHPMDRLVCGDVGFGKTEIAVRAAFKAVCDGKQVAVLVPTTILAMQHYKTFRDRLSRFPCVVEYINRFKTAGQIKETLKRVKEGKTNILIGTQRVISKDVEFQNVGLLIIDEEQKFGVKVKEKLREFKINIDTLTLTATPIPRTLHFSLMGARDLSIIATPPPNRQPVTTEIHVFDEAFIRDAISFELKRGGQVFFVHNRVKDIDGMAFLIKKLVPDARVTFAHGQMEGDKLEEVMLKFVEGEYDVLVSTNIIESGLDIPNANTIIINSAHMFGLSDLHQMRGRVGRSNKKAFCYLLTPSVSALTGDSRKRLSVLEEFSDLGDGFKVAMRDLDIRGAGNMLGAEQSGFITDLGFDMYHKILDEAIQELKETEFADLFRDELDQQRLKNLVQDCVIETDLSILIPDTYVTNISERLSLYSTIDNIKNETELTSFIQGLTDRFGPLPKEVIDLTETIKLRWLAQELGFEKLTIKNDVMRCQFVPSERTSYYTSDVFGSILTFVQTHSKKCKMKEVNKKLLLTISDIKSVEMALSIFNEIQKPLSVAK; this is encoded by the coding sequence TTGAAGGTTACTGAATTATTGAACATATATGAGAAAGATTCTCATATTCAGCTATTGAAACAAAAGCTTCAGGAAAGGGAAAATAACGCGCTCTTTTTAAAAGGTTTGTCAGGCAGTATGGATGCGCTCATTGCAGCCGCTCTTTCAAAATCTGATAAAAAATCGCATGTTTTTATATTAGCGGATAAAGACGAAGCATATTTTTTTCAAAATGATTTACAGCAATTGCTTGGACTGCCTGTTTTTGTTTTTCCGGCTTCCTATAAGAAACCATATCACTACGAGCAGGTTGAAAATGCAAATATTCTGCAGCGTGCTGAAACGTTAAACTACATTATTAACAACCAGGATAAGCCTTCTTATCTGGTTACATATCCGCTGGCGCTTTCTGAAAAGGTAATCAATAAACGCTCCTTAGTAGAAAACACCTTTATTGCCCGTATTGGAGAAAAACTCAACCGGGAATTCATGGAAGAGTTTCTGCAAAGCTATGGTTTTGAGCGTACGGATTTTGTGTATGAGGCCGGGCAATATGCAATTCGTGGTGGTATCATTGACATCTTTTCTTATGCAAATGAATTGCCGTTCCGGATTGAACTCTTTGGAACAGAGATTGAAAGCATCCGGACATTTAATCCTGAATCTCAGCTTTCCGTAGATAACATTCCTGTTTTATCTATCACACCAAATGTACAGACACGTTTGCTGAAAGAAGAACGTGAGTCGCTGTTTACATTTCTCCCCGCAGATACTACGCTTTGGATCAAAGATTACGCACTTACTACAGAAATTATCGAAGAGTGCTTCTCTAAAGTTGAAAGTCAGTTTGATACTATTCTTTCCTCCACCGGCAACAGTGCACTGCTTACTTCTCCTGATGCGCTGTTTGAAGATAAATATTCTTTTGAAAAAAGCATTGAAGCTTATTCCATTATAGAATTTGGTCCGCACTCGTATATACCCAATGCAACACGCATTGAGTTTGAAGCAAAACCTCAGCCGTCTTTCAACAAAGAATTTAATTTACTGCTCGAAGATTTCAGACTGCGTATCAATCAAGGGTATAAAATTATCATTGCTTCTGAGTCTCATCAACAGATTCAGCGGCTGCATTCCATTCTTGAAGAGCTTGATCCCTATATCCGTTTTGAGGAAATGATCATTCCGTTACGCGAAGGATTTATTGACTTACAGCGTAATATTCTGTGTTATACCGATCACCAGATCTTTGACCGCTTCCACCGATATAAAACCAAAGAACGTTTTTCCAAATCAAAGTCTATTACACTGAAGGAATTACGCACGCTGCAGCCGGGTGATTTTGTTGCCCACGCAGATTTTGGAATTGCACGTTTTGCCGGTCTGGAACGCATTGAAAATAACGGACACACGCAGGAGGCTATCCGCCTGGTGTTCCGGGATGATGATCTGATGGTTATATCCATTCATGCCTTACATAAAATTTCCCGCTATAGTGGTAAAGACGGCCAGCCGCCTGTCATGTCTAAACTTGGCTCAGGTGATTGGGAAAATAAAAAGAGCAAAGTTAAACGTCAGGTTAAAGACATTGCCAAAGAACTCATTCAATTGTATGCAAAACGAAAAGCCGCTCCTGGTTTTGCATACACGCCTGATTCCTTTTTACAGGTAGAGCTTGAATCTTCTTTTATGTATGAAGATACACCTGATCAGAGCAAAGCAACAGCAGATGTTAAAAAAGACATGGAGTCGCCGCACCCCATGGACAGGCTTGTTTGCGGGGATGTAGGTTTTGGTAAAACAGAAATAGCCGTGCGCGCTGCCTTTAAAGCCGTGTGCGATGGCAAGCAGGTTGCTGTATTGGTGCCAACCACAATTCTGGCCATGCAGCATTACAAAACGTTCAGAGATCGTTTATCCCGGTTCCCCTGTGTAGTTGAATACATTAACCGTTTTAAAACGGCCGGCCAGATCAAAGAAACACTGAAGCGTGTTAAAGAAGGCAAAACAAATATTCTCATCGGTACACAACGTGTTATCAGCAAAGATGTTGAATTTCAGAATGTAGGTTTACTGATTATAGATGAGGAACAAAAGTTTGGTGTGAAGGTTAAGGAAAAACTGCGTGAATTTAAAATCAATATTGATACCTTAACACTTACCGCTACACCAATACCGCGTACGCTGCATTTCTCTTTAATGGGTGCGCGCGATTTATCCATCATAGCTACGCCGCCCCCAAACAGACAACCCGTTACTACTGAAATACATGTTTTTGATGAAGCATTCATACGCGATGCCATTTCATTTGAATTGAAACGCGGTGGACAGGTATTTTTTGTTCACAACCGGGTGAAAGATATTGATGGCATGGCATTCCTGATTAAAAAGCTGGTGCCCGATGCGCGTGTTACGTTTGCACACGGACAGATGGAAGGAGACAAGCTTGAAGAAGTAATGCTGAAATTTGTTGAAGGCGAATACGATGTATTGGTTTCAACAAACATTATTGAATCTGGCCTCGACATACCAAATGCCAATACAATTATTATCAATAGTGCGCATATGTTTGGTCTTTCCGATCTGCATCAGATGCGCGGACGTGTAGGCAGAAGCAATAAAAAAGCATTCTGTTATCTGCTTACTCCTTCAGTATCTGCATTAACAGGTGATTCCAGAAAACGATTAAGCGTACTGGAAGAATTTTCTGATCTTGGGGATGGCTTTAAAGTAGCCATGCGTGATCTGGATATCCGCGGTGCCGGTAACATGTTGGGTGCGGAGCAAAGCGGTTTTATTACAGATCTTGGTTTTGATATGTATCATAAAATTCTGGATGAAGCTATTCAGGAATTAAAGGAAACAGAGTTCGCTGATTTATTCAGAGACGAACTGGACCAGCAGCGTTTAAAAAATCTTGTGCAGGATTGTGTTATTGAAACAGATTTATCTATTCTGATTCCGGATACATATGTAACTAATATTTCAGAACGTCTTTCGCTCTATTCAACAATTGATAACATTAAAAATGAAACGGAGTTAACATCTTTTATACAAGGGTTAACAGACCGCTTCGGACCATTACCAAAAGAAGTGATTGATCTTACAGAAACCATTAAGCTGCGGTGGTTAGCACAAGAACTTGGTTTTGAGAAGTTAACCATTAAGAATGACGTCATGCGCTGTCAATTCGTGCCTTCAGAACGTACCAGTTATTATACCTCTGATGTATTTGGTTCTATATTAACATTTGTTCAGACTCATTCAAAAAAGTGTAAAATGAAAGAAGTAAACAAAAAACTTCTTTTAACTATATCAGATATTAAATCTGTTGAAATGGCTCTTTCAATATTCAATGAAATTCAAAAACCTTTATCCGTAGCAAAGTAA
- a CDS encoding fibronectin type III domain-containing protein, whose translation MKKNIFLFLSLFITQLTFAQKADTLGLVTQVSSTGVLLKWLPSNYNLWMEGTRVGYNIQRSEVQLKDGKWKVITTTLLTSEAIKPWSNERITNEAKTNPELNNAKILIAGRLLQENAQPGTSTSNAAEIQGQKEYVYVMSLLANLLKNKSSEAMGLFYEDKTALPGKTYLYEVTVNTAKKIKGSEVVTMNQPVALPNVMGFDFYVVNKSVELYWLQPKYSGYFAYDVYRSLSKNGTYEKVNNNPYLGELGLTVDEKRMVFIDSFPEMNKTYYYKVKGINAFEQTSAFSEILTVKAVTFIQYAPNISKASSKDNIRIDLEWEVNPVDKENVASFSVWTAKTQNDVMKKLNDKPISPKTYTYTDARLNKPTFNYYRVCAYGYTGDSTCSLLKDGFLVDSVPPSKPIVVSGICDTNGVVTLIWKKNKEADMYGYRIFRTFYKHKEPTRITDSTYKDTVYIDKVDVNSGWKKIYYAVVAIDEVFNASRQSQYVEVLLPDKVPPTNAVFKDFKTGYSGITLTWSPSSSDDVKYQYLYKKSEFEFQWQQFVRLGGDSLKITSIRDTLTQTDVWYEYKLVAEDSSGLRSPEEQVIRIQQPEKDPFPQVTNIKAVASRPNKMIKLTWDFNKQATGFKIMRSQNGQQVETYEFVKGTKREFYDTWLTTNTEYTYAIIAELPDGRESVMSVVIKIKY comes from the coding sequence ATGAAAAAAAATATATTCTTATTCTTAAGCTTATTTATAACGCAGTTAACCTTTGCTCAAAAAGCAGATACCCTTGGTTTGGTTACGCAGGTTAGCTCAACAGGCGTACTGTTAAAATGGCTCCCATCAAACTATAATCTGTGGATGGAGGGAACGCGTGTGGGTTATAACATACAGCGTTCAGAAGTTCAGTTAAAAGACGGCAAATGGAAAGTAATTACAACAACACTGTTAACATCTGAAGCAATTAAACCGTGGTCCAACGAGCGTATAACCAATGAAGCAAAGACGAATCCGGAATTAAATAATGCGAAAATACTGATTGCAGGCAGGCTTCTTCAGGAAAACGCACAGCCGGGAACCTCTACTTCGAATGCCGCAGAAATACAGGGCCAGAAGGAATATGTATATGTAATGTCTTTATTGGCAAACCTGTTAAAAAATAAATCATCAGAAGCGATGGGTTTATTCTACGAAGATAAAACAGCCTTACCCGGTAAAACCTATTTGTATGAAGTAACGGTTAATACTGCAAAAAAAATAAAAGGGTCCGAGGTTGTTACAATGAATCAACCCGTGGCATTGCCTAACGTAATGGGCTTCGATTTTTATGTTGTAAATAAGTCTGTTGAATTGTACTGGCTGCAGCCAAAGTATTCCGGTTACTTTGCGTATGATGTATACCGTTCATTATCTAAAAACGGCACCTATGAAAAAGTAAATAACAATCCTTATCTGGGAGAACTGGGACTTACAGTAGATGAAAAAAGAATGGTGTTCATCGATTCATTTCCCGAAATGAATAAAACATATTATTACAAAGTAAAAGGGATTAATGCCTTTGAACAGACAAGTGCATTCAGTGAAATACTAACGGTTAAAGCTGTAACCTTTATACAATATGCGCCGAATATCAGTAAAGCTTCTTCAAAAGATAACATACGTATTGATCTGGAATGGGAAGTAAACCCGGTAGATAAAGAAAATGTTGCATCATTTTCTGTCTGGACAGCAAAAACGCAAAACGATGTAATGAAGAAACTGAATGACAAACCGATTTCGCCAAAAACATATACCTATACGGATGCCCGTCTCAATAAGCCTACCTTCAATTATTACAGAGTCTGCGCTTATGGGTATACGGGAGATTCAACCTGCTCGCTTTTAAAGGATGGTTTTTTAGTGGATTCAGTTCCGCCGTCAAAACCCATTGTAGTGTCAGGTATCTGCGATACAAACGGTGTGGTAACCCTGATCTGGAAAAAAAATAAAGAAGCGGATATGTATGGGTATCGTATTTTCAGAACCTTCTACAAACACAAGGAGCCAACGCGTATCACAGATTCTACTTATAAAGACACGGTCTATATTGATAAGGTTGATGTTAACTCCGGCTGGAAAAAAATATATTATGCTGTAGTTGCAATCGATGAAGTGTTTAATGCGTCCCGCCAATCACAGTATGTTGAAGTACTGCTGCCGGATAAAGTACCGCCTACCAATGCCGTGTTTAAAGATTTTAAAACGGGTTATTCCGGCATTACATTAACATGGTCGCCGAGTTCGTCGGATGATGTAAAGTATCAATATCTCTATAAGAAATCCGAATTTGAATTTCAATGGCAGCAATTTGTACGGTTGGGCGGCGACAGTTTAAAAATTACATCCATTCGTGATACCCTCACACAAACAGATGTGTGGTATGAATACAAATTAGTCGCAGAAGATTCATCGGGTTTACGCTCCCCTGAAGAACAGGTGATCCGTATACAACAGCCTGAAAAAGATCCGTTCCCGCAGGTTACAAACATTAAAGCAGTTGCAAGCCGCCCCAATAAAATGATCAAGCTCACGTGGGACTTTAACAAACAGGCAACAGGTTTTAAAATTATGCGTTCGCAAAATGGGCAACAGGTAGAGACCTATGAATTTGTAAAAGGCACCAAACGCGAATTTTATGATACCTGGCTAACAACCAATACCGAATATACGTATGCCATTATCGCTGAACTGCCCGATGGCAGAGAATCTGTAATGAGTGTAGTGATTAAAATAAAATATTAA